One Nicotiana sylvestris chromosome 12, ASM39365v2, whole genome shotgun sequence genomic window carries:
- the LOC104233873 gene encoding DNA (cytosine-5)-methyltransferase CMT2-like encodes MPVMAATEEKNYAPTFTRKFPDEKESSSSSPNPDALALSFPRNDEPVPLEVFYPSEDEEGSTLRKRSSGFTTNKFSTSDTEKVLNNGKSVNSGKSEGKKGTKRIRLCLDEQIMREIRKSPRFNTPFHGAKLELFAFPEPQKSVSGTGVAGKRRTLRELQALLTPESKSHRASVTRASSKSGMKRGLQSLVTPEIKKSSASRESVLVNEAKLELALSPEPQESASGTRATSKYGTRRELKALLTLESKNSAGNGSVNVGEKSRGSRRKDTVSAESPKTSEKLLAESNSVGEKTLRSRKIEGFDNNDNNNKGSDKKRKNSSDSVGKSGRKQKSNVCFIGEPIAAEEAQERWQWRYDLKGQKTKRQGGKLNAGEEDAIILNVECHYAQAKVAGFTFNIGDCAYVKGEGRKNHIGRILEFFKTSEGEDYFRVQWFFRAEDTVLKGAASFHDTKRIFYSTLENDNPLDCIVSKVNVVERPASNGLNTKDVPPAHFYYDMEYCVDYSTFRTLDNVKSLVIPSLVEASYKPITTYPLEVLPSCEPMTAKLSLLDLYAGCGGMSMGLCLGAKLSGLKLVTKWAVDFNRSACDSLKLNHPQTHVRNEAVEDFLELLKRWEKLIKTYGCSNFKTSSNCELDDADEGENNDNFQAGSKASSGEYEVLRLVDVCYGDPNNKGKSGLHFKVRWKGYGSSEDTWEPIENLENCQDSIKEFVRRGQQLKILPLPGDVDMICGGPPCQGISGYNRHRNVEDPLSDEKNRQIIIFMDVVEFLRPKYVLMENVADILRFDKASLGRYALSRLVHMRYQARLGTMAAGCYGLPQFRLRVFFWGALPSEKLPPFPLPSHDVIVKYWPSPEFERNTVAYDEGQPRGDLEEALVLRDAISDLPAVTGHETREEMPYEMPAESEFQKYIRLPKHEIVGRSSTRDTETKGPVLSDHRPCQLTEDDYLRVCLVPHKKGANFRDLPGVIVGKDNVARRDTEDPKVLPNGKPMVPDCAFNFEHGKSKRPYARLWWDETVATLVTFPNHRAQAVLHPEQDRVLTIRECARLQGFPDFYRFSGTAKERYCQVGNAVAVPVGRALGYALGLAFQRLTGDEPLIKLPPNFSFLKPPIDDIVVLQN; translated from the exons AGGCTGTGTTTGGATGAGCAGATAATGCGCGAAATTAGAAAGTCTCCGCGATTTAATACCCCTTTCCATGGAGCTAAATTAGAGCTGTTCGCATTTCCAGAACCGCAGAAGAGCGTCTCCGGCACAGGAGTCGCCGGGAAAAGACGGACATTGAGAGAATTGCAAGCTTTACTGACGCCGGAGAGCAAGAGCCACAGAGCGTCAGTTACACGCGCTTCCAGTAAAAGCGGTATGAAGAGAGGATTGCAGAGTTTGGTGACGCCAGAGATCAAGAAGAGCAGCGCGTCCAGGGAAAGTGTTTTAGTAAATGAAGCTAAATTAGAGCTAGCCCTGTCGCCGGAGCCACAAGAAAGCGCGTCAGGTACACGCGCCACCAGTAAATATGGTACAAGGAGAGAATTGAAGGCCTTGCTGACACTGGAGAGTAAGAACAGCGCTGGAAATGGTTCAGTGAATGTAGGTGAAAAATCCCGAGGATCTCGGAGAAAAGATACTGTTTCAGCTGAATCGCCAAAAACATCGGAGAAACTTTTGGCGGAGAGTAATTCGGTGGGAGAAAAGACTTTAAGGTCAAGAAAAATAGAAGGTTTtgataataatgataataataataaaggatCTGATAAAAAGAGGAAAAATTCATCAGATTCAGTGGGAAAAAGTGGGAGGAAACAGAAAAGCAATGTCTGTTTTATTGGCGAGCCAATAGCTGCAGAGGAAGCTCAAGAGAGGTGGCAATGGCGTTACGACTTGAAG GGTCAAAAAACGAAGCGTCAAGGCGGGAAATTAAA CGCTGGTGAAGAAGATGCAATCATATTAAATGTGGAATGCCATTATGCTCAAGCTAAGGTTGCTGGTTTCACTTTCAATATCGGAGATTGTGCATATGTGAAG GGTGAAGGCAGGAAAAACCATATTGGCAGGATCTTGGAGTTTTTCAAGACATCAGAGGGTGAAGATTATTTCAGGGTACAATGGTTTTTCAGAGCTGAAGATACG GTGTTGAAAGGTGCTGCTTCTTTCCATGACACAAAGCGCATATTCTACTCTACTTTAGAGAATGATAATCCACTAGATTGCATTGTTTCTAAAGTCAATGTGGTAGAACGACCAGCCAGC AATGGTTTGAATACAAAGGATGTTCCACCTGCTCACTTTTATTACGACATGGAATACTGTGTTGACTATTCCACATTCCGCACATTGGATAATG TCAAGAGCTTGGTTATCCCTTCGTTAGTTGAAGCTTCATATAAGCCTATCACTACATATCCTCTGGAGGTATTGCCAAGTTGTGAACCTATGACAGCGAAGTTGTCATTATTGGATCTATACGCTGGTTGTGGTGGCATGTCTATGGGGTTGTGCCTTGGTGCCAAACTCTCTGGTCTTAAACTTGTGACG AAATGGGCAGTTGATTTTAATAGGTCTGCCTGTGATAGCCTGAAACTGAATCATCCTCAGACACAT GTTAGGAATGAAGCTGTTGAGGATTTTCTAGAGCTACTGAAAAGATGGGAGAAGCTAATTAAAACTTACGGCTGTAGTAACTTCAAAACAAGCTCAAATTGTGAGCTAGATGACGCAGATGAAGGTGAAAACAATGATAATTTCCAGGCTGGTTCTAAGGCATCTTCTGGAGAATATGAGGTATTAAGATTGGTTGACGTATGTTACGGGGATCCGAACAACAAAGGAAAATCTGGACTGCATTTTAAG GTGCGGTGGAAAGGTTATGGTTCAAGTGAAGATACTTGGGAGCCAATTGAGAACTTGGA AAATTGCCAAGACAGCATAAAAGAATTTGTTAGAAGGGGGCAACAATTGAAAATTCTGCCTCTACCA GGTGATGTTGATATGATATGTGGGGGTCCTCCTTGCCAAGGCATTAGTGGATACAATCGCCACAGAAATGTTGAGGACCCATTGTCTGATGAGAAAAATcgtcaaattattatttttatggaTGTCGTGGAATTCTTACGGCCTAAATATGTGTTGATGGAAAATGTGGCTGACATACTGAGGTTTGATAAAGCATCTCTTGGAAGATATGCTTTAAGTCGTTTGGTACATATGAGATACCAAGCAAGATTGGGAACTATGGCAGCTGGTTGTTATGGTCTCCCACAATTTCGATTGCGAGTGTTCTTTTGGGGTGCACTTCCGAGTGAG AAATTGCCCCCATTTCCACTTCCTTCGCATGACGTGATTGTTAAATATTGGCCCTCGCCTGAATTTGAG CGGAATACTGTTGCTTATGATGAAGGACAACCACGCGGTGACCTTGAGGAAGCCCTTGTTCTTCGTGATGCTATATCTGATCTTCCAGCT GTTACAGGGCATGAAACTCGTGAAGAAATGCCATATGAGATGCCCGCGGAATCGGAGTTCCAGAAATACATAAGATTACCTAAACATG AGATAGTGGGGCGTTCATCAACTAGAGATACGGAAACAAAAGGTCCTGTTTTGTCTGATCATCGGCCTTGCCAACTAACAGAAGACGATTACTTACGAGTTTGTCTAGTCCCACATAAAAAG GGAGCGAACTTCAGGGACCTCCCTGGTGTAATTGTGGGAAAGGATAATGTGGCTCGTCGTGATACAGAAGATCCAAAGGTGCTACCAAATGGAAAGCCCATG GTTCCTGATTGTGCCTTCAATTTTGAACATGGAAAGTCTAAAAG GCCATATGCAAGATTATGGTGGGATGAAACAGTAGCAACTTTAGTGACGTTTCCTAATCATCGTGCCCAG GCGGTCTTACACCCAGAGCAGGATCGTGTTCTTACTATACGAGAGTGTGCACGATTGCAAGGTTTTCCAGATTTCTATAGGTTTTCTGGCACTGCCAAGGAAAG GTATTGCCAAGTTGGGAATGCTGTAGCAGTTCCTGTTGGGCGAGCGCTCGGGTATGCACTTGGACTTGCCTTCCAGAGGCTAACTGGAGATGAGCCTCTTATTAAATTGCCACCAAATTTCTCATTCTTAAAGCCTCCAATTGATGACATTGTTGTCTTGCAAAATTGA